The following are from one region of the Littorina saxatilis isolate snail1 linkage group LG2, US_GU_Lsax_2.0, whole genome shotgun sequence genome:
- the LOC138958698 gene encoding uncharacterized protein isoform X4: MADQSADDLDYMLPANCPSPYFDTWDRHNSIAFSATKGLRNAPGENNCFVNCAVQVFWHLDVFRRSYRRLLGHTCMGNSCIFCALKVIFTQFQYSDKSSLHPDALRKALAETFANQQRFQLGHMDDAAECFENILRRIHFHIACSHNEDACTAPHCLPHQKFSMAVYEKVVCPCGASSSPLKFSEMVHYVSASALVAQSRMMQENGDALHPDRFGLLLRKASAMGDVRNCPANCGKQVQKQRTLLNIPDVVSVGLVWDSDHPSVETTTEVASALGTAILLQDMYHRVMPDVRKLPRLQLVAIVCYYGKHYSTFVFHSKLKTWIYFDDATVREIGPQWENVVEKCSRGRFQPLLLLYANPSAAPVSVETAPRKRVMAPGYAPVGAPEDSDSGLDRTHESIKSMASKRSSNPNSKKPDHQGHQTSSHPQRSAEQDNGRDSPGRLTREHSRQPSFLYAMSGKVDKNKMGEGGEGGILAGGPASHPRRLLFDGGASSGHLETMAEDGDEYTDYTLSSGDQYRRPALNAVESGNQLPMPPNMARYPDTQRKDSFTKRTPSKEKGVDVVRYQMDPNRAGSRTPDFTHGEGYSPQKGEHLKSSAAHHGRQRSLSSGRDDDGTDVSSGSQHVVVKPKPTGHGNYDSVDGRSHTPVQSGLATLPRNKSQSHADNVPHHRSTHQEVAQINRKTNAQCRPVAPPLPPGTPPPEYDTVQDPSQPHSRQTSSSSQASTLKGSVSMGCIDQVSKKSDSEKVKKKVKKEKKSEKDPSAKKSDKKKSKSDSALKKSESESDLLADKSNKYIDRRMVENILKHQGVHRQNSSCSNNSVSSVDSDSLMGKLLASKAANGNLTVDIPYDNMSIGSQKDSGYGSSDRNSSSSTGSGTIDPFAQYFVSKSMVIPRSVNTQHLVDQQFLQYNKGPAEPYGGQQMTSHPNGHREDGRKIMHPIKESSQEDMLKLSPNEPIGTQKFIVASVPAPAMDARPPPVPPKNFAQFQIIKSSQSAHERESSLDSLDKDEAINNHFVSLCKKADALMDNCMLAETQDDIPSALHYCRDALSCLKEAMAQKDLTSKALTYVQKKHNSCLLKSRTLQKKSPASRQESHSSGIGSDITSVGNRSSITSSDSDMSDQVNRQLRLDIKPAAPQHRSHPSQDSTSGRVMHERQNSNGSRQMDSRMSAYPGAHQRMMNPMQQDGGVHHHRTDNNGATHMSHSHSATFGQGSGGSSGADSGGSNADLYGTLPRDKSRKPKSEAPTNPEVYQSFLNKQKCLQAGVTSSQQSLDSVKSDSGSDHSSCGQKMSKAEIRQLLQDKFLRQQSSSAAQQQSGAAQQYPHQQFGAAQQYPQQHQEQQRQDVRPQGMQQRPGQNCGQNGPPSQAGHFPRPQQQYLQYPQHPHQQHPAAQQQYHQQQQQQQQQQQQQQSYHHQQYPQHQQQQSRQPTPGYPTHNPTHTTQRTPSQNAPPVSNQKPSLPYPSAAAAKASRPPANQGPAFHPQPNASEVGRRIAPPSVARVTPNSHMAGPVQPGNGGSYLVMMPPSSQQGPPPAPSSAGGHMRPSASAMHLTSMTLTPGARPLERCASQPDCQKLVDSAYPANFPVYK, encoded by the exons GTGTTCTGGCACCTGGACGTGTTCAGACGCAGCTACCGTCGTCTGCTTGGACACACCTGTATGGGAAACTCCTGTATCTTCTGCGCCCTCAAG GTGATCTTCACGCAGTTCCAATACAGCGACAAGTCCTCTCTACATCCCGATGCACTGCGAAAGGCCCTGGCAGAAACCTTCGCCAATCAGCAACGCTTCCAGCTTGGTCACATGGACGATGCCGCCGAGTGCTTT GAAAACATTCTGCGTCGGATCCATTTCCACATCGCCTGCAGTCACAACGAAGATGCCTGCACCGCGCCCCACTGTCTGCCCCACCAGAAGTTCTCCATGGCTGTCTATGAgaag GTGGTGTGCCCCTGTGGAGCCAGTTCCAGCCCCCTCAAGTTCAGCGAGATGGTGCACTATGTTTCAGCGTCCGCCCTAGT tGCCCAGTCCCGCATGATGCAGGAGAATGGGGATGCCCTCCACCCTGACCGGTTTGGACTGTTACTGCGCAAAGCCAGCGCTATGGGCGACGTCCGCAACTGCCCT GCGAACTGTGGAAAACAAGTTCAAAAACAGAGAACTCTTCTAAACATTCCTGATGTTG TGAGCGTGGGACTGGTGTGGGACTCGGATCACCCCAGTGTGGAGACAACGACAGAAGTTGCTAGCGCCCTGGGCACTGCCATCCTTCTTCAAGAT ATGTACCACAGAGTTATGCCAGATGTCAGAAAACTGCCACGTCTGCAACTGGTAGCCATTGTGTGCTACTATGGGAAGCATTATTCCACCTTCGTCTTCCATTCCAAACTGAAAACATGGATCTACTTTGACGATGCCACTGTCCGAGAG ATTGGCCCACAGTGGGAGAATGTTGTGGAAAAATGCAGCCGGGGTCGCTTCCAGCCCCTCTTGCTGCTCTACGCAAATCCTTCTGCTGCTCCTGTTTCCGTGGAAACAGCTCCGCGCAAACGTGTCATGGCTCCTGGATATGCACCAG TGGGAGCGCCAGAAGACAGCGACAGCGGGCTGGACAGGACGCACGAGAGCATCAAGAGCATGGCCTCCAAGCGCTCCTCCAACCCCAACTCCAAGAAGCCTGACCACCAGGGCCACCAGACCTCCAGTCACCCTCAGCGGTCAGCGGAGCAAGACAACGGCCGAGACTCCCCGGGCAGACTTACCAGGGAACACTCCCGCCAGCCCAGCTTTCTGTACGCCATGTCGGGCAAGGTGGACAAGAACAAgatgggggagggaggagagggaggaaTTTTGGCAGGTGGACCTGCCTCTCATCCCAGACGGCTGTTGTTTGACGGTGGAGCCAGCTCCGGTCACCTGGAGACCATGGCGGAGGATGGCGATGAATACACTGACTACACTCTGTCCAGCGGTGATCAGTACCGCAGGCCAGCTCTCAACGCTGTGGAGTCAGGCAACCAGCTCCCCATGCCTCCCAACATGGCCAGGTACCCTGACACACAGCGCAAGGACAGCTTCACGAAGAGAACGCCCAGCAAAGAGAAAGGGGTGGATGTGGTGAGGTATCAGATGGATCCCAACCGTGCAGGCAGCCGCACACCAGACTTTACTCACGGGGAGGGCTATTCTCCTCAGAAGGGAGAGCACCTAAAGTCCTCGGCTGCTCATCACGGGCGTCAAAGGTCGTTATCTTCAGGTAGAGATGATGACGGTACAGATGTGTCAAGCGGCAGCCAGCATGTTGTGGTCAAACCCAAACCCACAGGGCACGGCAATTATGACAGTGTCGACGGTCGTTCTCACACCCCCGTGCAGTCAGGCTTAGCCACTCTGCCACGCAACAAGAGCCAAAGCCATGCAGACAATGTCCCTCACCATCGCTCCACTCACCAAGAAGTGGCTCAGATCAATCGCAAGACTAACGCGCAGTGCAGGCCAGTggcccctccccttccccccggCACGCCTCCCCCGGAGTACGACACTGTACAGGACCCCAGCCAGCCTCACTCGCGCCAGACCTCCTCCTCTTCCCAGGCCAGTACACTCAAAGGCTCTGTGTCCATGGGCTGCATTGACCAGGTCAGCAAAAAGTCAGACAGTGAGAAAGTTAAGAAGAAGGTcaagaaagagaagaaatcGGAAAAAGATCCCTCTGCAAAAAAATCTGACAAAAAGAAGTCAAAGTCTGACTCGGCACTGAAGAAGAGTGAAAGCGAGAGTGACCTGTTGGCGGACAAGTCCAACAAGTATATCGATCGCCGAATGGTGGAGAACATTCTCAAACACCAAGGTGTTCACCGCCAGAACTCTTCCTGCAGCAACAACAGCGTCAGTAGTGTGGATTCGGACAGTCTGATGGGAAAACTGCTGGCAAGCAAAGCCGCCAATGGAAACTTGACTGTGGACATTCCATACGACAACATGTCAATCGGTTCTCAGAAAGACTCGGGTTACGGCAGCAGTGATCGCAACAGCTCCAGTTCTACAGGCAGTGGAACCATCGACCCTTTCGCACAGTACTTTGTCAGCAAGAGCATGGTCATCCCTCGCTCTGTCAACACACAGCAT TTGGTGGATCAGCAATTCCTCCAGTACAACAAAGGACCAGCCGAACCCTATGGAGGTCAACAGATGACCTCACATCCCAACGGTCATCGGGAGGACGGCCGCAAGATCATGCATCCCATCAAGGAGAGCAGCCAGGAGGACATGTTGAAACTTTCACCAAACGAACCAATCGGAACACAGAAATTTATCGTTGCCAGTGTACCAGCTCCAGCCATGGACGCCCGACCCCCTCCTGTGCCTCCAAAAA aTTTCGCCCAATTTCAAATCATCAAATCATCACAATCAGCCCATGAGAGAGAGTCATCCCTAGATAGTCTTGACAAGGATG AAGCCATCAACAACCATTTCGTTTCGCTGTGCAAGAAAGCCGACGCTCTCATGGACAACTGCATGCTTGCAGAGACGCAGGATGATATCCCTTCTGCGCTGCACTACTGCAGGGATGCACTGA gCTGCCTGAAAGAAGCCATGGCTCAGAAGGACTTGACCAGCAAGGCATTGACGTATGTGCAGAAGAAGCACAACTCCTGCCTTCTCAAGTCTCGCACCCTGCAGAAGAAATCGCCAGCCTCACGACAAGAATCTCACTCCTCCGGCATTGGATCTGACATCACATCTGTTGGCAACAG GTCCAGCATCACAAGCAGTGACTCGGACATGAGCGACCAAGTCAACAGACAGCTGAGACTGGACATCAAGCCAGCAGCGCCCCAGCACAGGTCCCACCCAAGCCAGGATTCCACCAGCGGCCGTGTCATGCATGAACGACAGAACAGCAATGGTTCCAGACAAATGGACAGCAGGATGAGTGCTTACCCAGGCGCCCACCAGAGAATGATGAACCCGATGCAGCAGGATGGAGGTGTGCATCATCATCGGACAGACAACAATGGGGCGACCCACATGAGTCACTCCCACTCTGCCACTTTCGGGCAAGGGAGTGGCGGTTCTAGCGGGGCAGACAGCGGTGGCAGTAATGCTGACCTCTACGGCACGTTGCCAAGAGACAAGTCTCGCAAGCCCAAGAGTGAGGCACCGACCAACCCCGAGGTGTACCAGTCGTTCCTCAACAAACAAAAGTGCCTGCAGGCTGGTGTGACGTCCAGTCAACAGTCTCTGGACAGCGTCAAGTCAGACAGTGGGTCTGACCACAGCTCTTGTGGTCAGAAGATGAGCAAGGCTGAGATCAGGCAACTGTTGCAGGACAAGTTTTTGCGACAGCAGTCTTCTTCTGCTGCACAGCAACAGTCGGGCGCTGCACAGCAGTACCCTCATCAGCAGTTTGGTGCTGCACAGCAGTATCCCCAGCAGCATCAAGAGCAACAGAGGCAGGATGTGAGACCACAAGGGATGCAGCAAAGACCTGGACAGAATTGTGGACAAAATGGGCCACCCTCTCAAGCAGGACACTTTCCCAGACCACAGCAGCAGTACCTTCAATATCCACAACACCCTCATCAGCAACATCCTGCAGCACAACAGCAgtatcatcaacaacaacaacaacaacaacaacaacaacaacaacaacagagctATCACCATCAGCAGTATCCACAacaccagcagcagcagagtAGACAACCAACACCCGGTTACCCCACCCATAACCCAACCCACACCACACAAAGAACTCCTTCTCAGAACGCTCCTCCCGTCTCCAACCAGAAACCCTCGCTCCCCTAcccatcagcagcagcagccaaGGCCAGCAGACCTCCAGCCAACCAGGGACCAGCATTTCACCCTCAGCCTAACGCCAGCGAGGTTGGTAGACGCATAGCTCCGCCCAGCGTTGCCAGGGTTACGCCCAACTCCCACATGGCTGGCCCCGTTCAGCCCGGCAACGGTGGCAGTTACCTGGTGATGATGCCGCCGTCCTCACAACAGGGCCCTCCTCCTGCTCCGTCTTCCGCCGGGGGTCACATGCGCCCTTCAGCTAGTGCTATGCACCTCACTAGCATGACCTTGACCCCCGGCGCTAGGCCCTTGGAGCGTTGTGCGTCCCAACCCGACTGCCAGAAACTTGTAGACAGTGCCTACCCTGCTAACTTTCCAG tcTACAAATGA
- the LOC138958698 gene encoding uncharacterized protein isoform X1, translated as MADQSADDLDYMLPANCPSPYFDTWDRHNSIAFSATKGLRNAPGENNCFVNCAVQVFWHLDVFRRSYRRLLGHTCMGNSCIFCALKVIFTQFQYSDKSSLHPDALRKALAETFANQQRFQLGHMDDAAECFENILRRIHFHIACSHNEDACTAPHCLPHQKFSMAVYEKVVCPCGASSSPLKFSEMVHYVSASALVAQSRMMQENGDALHPDRFGLLLRKASAMGDVRNCPANCGKQVQKQRTLLNIPDVVSVGLVWDSDHPSVETTTEVASALGTAILLQDMYHRVMPDVRKLPRLQLVAIVCYYGKHYSTFVFHSKLKTWIYFDDATVREIGPQWENVVEKCSRGRFQPLLLLYANPSAAPVSVETAPRKRVMAPGYAPVGAPEDSDSGLDRTHESIKSMASKRSSNPNSKKPDHQGHQTSSHPQRSAEQDNGRDSPGRLTREHSRQPSFLYAMSGKVDKNKMGEGGEGGILAGGPASHPRRLLFDGGASSGHLETMAEDGDEYTDYTLSSGDQYRRPALNAVESGNQLPMPPNMARYPDTQRKDSFTKRTPSKEKGVDVVRYQMDPNRAGSRTPDFTHGEGYSPQKGEHLKSSAAHHGRQRSLSSGRDDDGTDVSSGSQHVVVKPKPTGHGNYDSVDGRSHTPVQSGLATLPRNKSQSHADNVPHHRSTHQEVAQINRKTNAQCRPVAPPLPPGTPPPEYDTVQDPSQPHSRQTSSSSQASTLKGSVSMGCIDQVSKKSDSEKVKKKVKKEKKSEKDPSAKKSDKKKSKSDSALKKSESESDLLADKSNKYIDRRMVENILKHQGVHRQNSSCSNNSVSSVDSDSLMGKLLASKAANGNLTVDIPYDNMSIGSQKDSGYGSSDRNSSSSTGSGTIDPFAQYFVSKSMVIPRSVNTQHLVDQQFLQYNKGPAEPYGGQQMTSHPNGHREDGRKIMHPIKESSQEDMLKLSPNEPIGTQKFIVASVPAPAMDARPPPVPPKNFAQFQIIKSSQSAHERESSLDSLDKDEAINNHFVSLCKKADALMDNCMLAETQDDIPSALHYCRDALSCLKEAMAQKDLTSKALTYVQKKHNSCLLKSRTLQKKSPASRQESHSSGIGSDITSVGNRSSITSSDSDMSDQVNRQLRLDIKPAAPQHRSHPSQDSTSGRVMHERQNSNGSRQMDSRMSAYPGAHQRMMNPMQQDGGVHHHRTDNNGATHMSHSHSATFGQGSGGSSGADSGGSNADLYGTLPRDKSRKPKSEAPTNPEVYQSFLNKQKCLQAGVTSSQQSLDSVKSDSGSDHSSCGQKMSKAEIRQLLQDKFLRQQSSSAAQQQSGAAQQYPHQQFGAAQQYPQQHQEQQRQDVRPQGMQQRPGQNCGQNGPPSQAGHFPRPQQQYLQYPQHPHQQHPAAQQQYHQQQQQQQQQQQQQQSYHHQQYPQHQQQQSRQPTPGYPTHNPTHTTQRTPSQNAPPVSNQKPSLPYPSAAAAKASRPPANQGPAFHPQPNASEVGRRIAPPSVARVTPNSHMAGPVQPGNGGSYLVMMPPSSQQGPPPAPSSAGGHMRPSASAMHLTSMTLTPGARPLERCASQPDCQKLVDSAYPANFPDQSASHYNGGRNKMSQSSLPLASTNERVHTSEDSIDSQRSVPVSDGASSDTDGVAVSVRALASRFESSDTVMGHAGSSGSRPCSRNGSVKSEGKDRAQGAPTVQRTRSKSESCSRKPKSVLKNKKNKSRARKSVTFADSIANFANCDDTNSGYESAKETSRPRVTLDNRAYYSDDEERLGSHGSYSDNDLDDTEDTGSSNSDDSPVAEEDACQLCNKRRKDRGKLFCDKCSFYMGRLKSS; from the exons GTGTTCTGGCACCTGGACGTGTTCAGACGCAGCTACCGTCGTCTGCTTGGACACACCTGTATGGGAAACTCCTGTATCTTCTGCGCCCTCAAG GTGATCTTCACGCAGTTCCAATACAGCGACAAGTCCTCTCTACATCCCGATGCACTGCGAAAGGCCCTGGCAGAAACCTTCGCCAATCAGCAACGCTTCCAGCTTGGTCACATGGACGATGCCGCCGAGTGCTTT GAAAACATTCTGCGTCGGATCCATTTCCACATCGCCTGCAGTCACAACGAAGATGCCTGCACCGCGCCCCACTGTCTGCCCCACCAGAAGTTCTCCATGGCTGTCTATGAgaag GTGGTGTGCCCCTGTGGAGCCAGTTCCAGCCCCCTCAAGTTCAGCGAGATGGTGCACTATGTTTCAGCGTCCGCCCTAGT tGCCCAGTCCCGCATGATGCAGGAGAATGGGGATGCCCTCCACCCTGACCGGTTTGGACTGTTACTGCGCAAAGCCAGCGCTATGGGCGACGTCCGCAACTGCCCT GCGAACTGTGGAAAACAAGTTCAAAAACAGAGAACTCTTCTAAACATTCCTGATGTTG TGAGCGTGGGACTGGTGTGGGACTCGGATCACCCCAGTGTGGAGACAACGACAGAAGTTGCTAGCGCCCTGGGCACTGCCATCCTTCTTCAAGAT ATGTACCACAGAGTTATGCCAGATGTCAGAAAACTGCCACGTCTGCAACTGGTAGCCATTGTGTGCTACTATGGGAAGCATTATTCCACCTTCGTCTTCCATTCCAAACTGAAAACATGGATCTACTTTGACGATGCCACTGTCCGAGAG ATTGGCCCACAGTGGGAGAATGTTGTGGAAAAATGCAGCCGGGGTCGCTTCCAGCCCCTCTTGCTGCTCTACGCAAATCCTTCTGCTGCTCCTGTTTCCGTGGAAACAGCTCCGCGCAAACGTGTCATGGCTCCTGGATATGCACCAG TGGGAGCGCCAGAAGACAGCGACAGCGGGCTGGACAGGACGCACGAGAGCATCAAGAGCATGGCCTCCAAGCGCTCCTCCAACCCCAACTCCAAGAAGCCTGACCACCAGGGCCACCAGACCTCCAGTCACCCTCAGCGGTCAGCGGAGCAAGACAACGGCCGAGACTCCCCGGGCAGACTTACCAGGGAACACTCCCGCCAGCCCAGCTTTCTGTACGCCATGTCGGGCAAGGTGGACAAGAACAAgatgggggagggaggagagggaggaaTTTTGGCAGGTGGACCTGCCTCTCATCCCAGACGGCTGTTGTTTGACGGTGGAGCCAGCTCCGGTCACCTGGAGACCATGGCGGAGGATGGCGATGAATACACTGACTACACTCTGTCCAGCGGTGATCAGTACCGCAGGCCAGCTCTCAACGCTGTGGAGTCAGGCAACCAGCTCCCCATGCCTCCCAACATGGCCAGGTACCCTGACACACAGCGCAAGGACAGCTTCACGAAGAGAACGCCCAGCAAAGAGAAAGGGGTGGATGTGGTGAGGTATCAGATGGATCCCAACCGTGCAGGCAGCCGCACACCAGACTTTACTCACGGGGAGGGCTATTCTCCTCAGAAGGGAGAGCACCTAAAGTCCTCGGCTGCTCATCACGGGCGTCAAAGGTCGTTATCTTCAGGTAGAGATGATGACGGTACAGATGTGTCAAGCGGCAGCCAGCATGTTGTGGTCAAACCCAAACCCACAGGGCACGGCAATTATGACAGTGTCGACGGTCGTTCTCACACCCCCGTGCAGTCAGGCTTAGCCACTCTGCCACGCAACAAGAGCCAAAGCCATGCAGACAATGTCCCTCACCATCGCTCCACTCACCAAGAAGTGGCTCAGATCAATCGCAAGACTAACGCGCAGTGCAGGCCAGTggcccctccccttccccccggCACGCCTCCCCCGGAGTACGACACTGTACAGGACCCCAGCCAGCCTCACTCGCGCCAGACCTCCTCCTCTTCCCAGGCCAGTACACTCAAAGGCTCTGTGTCCATGGGCTGCATTGACCAGGTCAGCAAAAAGTCAGACAGTGAGAAAGTTAAGAAGAAGGTcaagaaagagaagaaatcGGAAAAAGATCCCTCTGCAAAAAAATCTGACAAAAAGAAGTCAAAGTCTGACTCGGCACTGAAGAAGAGTGAAAGCGAGAGTGACCTGTTGGCGGACAAGTCCAACAAGTATATCGATCGCCGAATGGTGGAGAACATTCTCAAACACCAAGGTGTTCACCGCCAGAACTCTTCCTGCAGCAACAACAGCGTCAGTAGTGTGGATTCGGACAGTCTGATGGGAAAACTGCTGGCAAGCAAAGCCGCCAATGGAAACTTGACTGTGGACATTCCATACGACAACATGTCAATCGGTTCTCAGAAAGACTCGGGTTACGGCAGCAGTGATCGCAACAGCTCCAGTTCTACAGGCAGTGGAACCATCGACCCTTTCGCACAGTACTTTGTCAGCAAGAGCATGGTCATCCCTCGCTCTGTCAACACACAGCAT TTGGTGGATCAGCAATTCCTCCAGTACAACAAAGGACCAGCCGAACCCTATGGAGGTCAACAGATGACCTCACATCCCAACGGTCATCGGGAGGACGGCCGCAAGATCATGCATCCCATCAAGGAGAGCAGCCAGGAGGACATGTTGAAACTTTCACCAAACGAACCAATCGGAACACAGAAATTTATCGTTGCCAGTGTACCAGCTCCAGCCATGGACGCCCGACCCCCTCCTGTGCCTCCAAAAA aTTTCGCCCAATTTCAAATCATCAAATCATCACAATCAGCCCATGAGAGAGAGTCATCCCTAGATAGTCTTGACAAGGATG AAGCCATCAACAACCATTTCGTTTCGCTGTGCAAGAAAGCCGACGCTCTCATGGACAACTGCATGCTTGCAGAGACGCAGGATGATATCCCTTCTGCGCTGCACTACTGCAGGGATGCACTGA gCTGCCTGAAAGAAGCCATGGCTCAGAAGGACTTGACCAGCAAGGCATTGACGTATGTGCAGAAGAAGCACAACTCCTGCCTTCTCAAGTCTCGCACCCTGCAGAAGAAATCGCCAGCCTCACGACAAGAATCTCACTCCTCCGGCATTGGATCTGACATCACATCTGTTGGCAACAG GTCCAGCATCACAAGCAGTGACTCGGACATGAGCGACCAAGTCAACAGACAGCTGAGACTGGACATCAAGCCAGCAGCGCCCCAGCACAGGTCCCACCCAAGCCAGGATTCCACCAGCGGCCGTGTCATGCATGAACGACAGAACAGCAATGGTTCCAGACAAATGGACAGCAGGATGAGTGCTTACCCAGGCGCCCACCAGAGAATGATGAACCCGATGCAGCAGGATGGAGGTGTGCATCATCATCGGACAGACAACAATGGGGCGACCCACATGAGTCACTCCCACTCTGCCACTTTCGGGCAAGGGAGTGGCGGTTCTAGCGGGGCAGACAGCGGTGGCAGTAATGCTGACCTCTACGGCACGTTGCCAAGAGACAAGTCTCGCAAGCCCAAGAGTGAGGCACCGACCAACCCCGAGGTGTACCAGTCGTTCCTCAACAAACAAAAGTGCCTGCAGGCTGGTGTGACGTCCAGTCAACAGTCTCTGGACAGCGTCAAGTCAGACAGTGGGTCTGACCACAGCTCTTGTGGTCAGAAGATGAGCAAGGCTGAGATCAGGCAACTGTTGCAGGACAAGTTTTTGCGACAGCAGTCTTCTTCTGCTGCACAGCAACAGTCGGGCGCTGCACAGCAGTACCCTCATCAGCAGTTTGGTGCTGCACAGCAGTATCCCCAGCAGCATCAAGAGCAACAGAGGCAGGATGTGAGACCACAAGGGATGCAGCAAAGACCTGGACAGAATTGTGGACAAAATGGGCCACCCTCTCAAGCAGGACACTTTCCCAGACCACAGCAGCAGTACCTTCAATATCCACAACACCCTCATCAGCAACATCCTGCAGCACAACAGCAgtatcatcaacaacaacaacaacaacaacaacaacaacaacaacaacagagctATCACCATCAGCAGTATCCACAacaccagcagcagcagagtAGACAACCAACACCCGGTTACCCCACCCATAACCCAACCCACACCACACAAAGAACTCCTTCTCAGAACGCTCCTCCCGTCTCCAACCAGAAACCCTCGCTCCCCTAcccatcagcagcagcagccaaGGCCAGCAGACCTCCAGCCAACCAGGGACCAGCATTTCACCCTCAGCCTAACGCCAGCGAGGTTGGTAGACGCATAGCTCCGCCCAGCGTTGCCAGGGTTACGCCCAACTCCCACATGGCTGGCCCCGTTCAGCCCGGCAACGGTGGCAGTTACCTGGTGATGATGCCGCCGTCCTCACAACAGGGCCCTCCTCCTGCTCCGTCTTCCGCCGGGGGTCACATGCGCCCTTCAGCTAGTGCTATGCACCTCACTAGCATGACCTTGACCCCCGGCGCTAGGCCCTTGGAGCGTTGTGCGTCCCAACCCGACTGCCAGAAACTTGTAGACAGTGCCTACCCTGCTAACTTTCCAG ATCAGAGTGCTAGCCATTATAATGGGGGGCGTAACAAAATGAGCCAGTCGTCCTTACCTCTAGCA tcTACAAATGAGCGAGTCCACACATCAGAGGACAGCATTGATTCCCAGAGATCAGTCCCAGTCAGTGACGGTGCCAGCAGTGACACTGATGGAGTGGCAGTCAGCGTTCGAGCTTTGGCTTCACGCTTCGAGAGCTCTGACACTGTCATGGGTCATGCAGGAAGTTCAGGGTCACGACCTTGCAGTCGCAACGGCAGCGTCAAGTCAGAGGGCAAGGACAGAGCACAGGGCGCGCCCACTGTGCAAAGGACACGTAGCAAATCAGAATCTTGCTCTCGCAAACCCAAGTCTGTGttaaagaacaaaaagaacaagagtcgGGCGCGCAAATCTGTGACGTTTGCTGACAGCATTGCGAACTTCGCCAACTGTGATGACACGAACTCTGGATACGAGTCGGCCAAAGAGACGAGCAGGCCACGAGTGACGTTGGACAATCGCGCTTATTACAGTGATGATGAAGAGAGGCTGGGCTCTCATGGGTCGTATTCAGACAAT